In Terriglobus sp. TAA 43, a single window of DNA contains:
- a CDS encoding SDR family NAD(P)-dependent oxidoreductase has translation MDYSSFNLQDKVAIVTGASQGIGRAIALGLAQAGAHLVLSKHPGPRLEEIQNLKQEIEELGRRVLIVPADVGIVSDVQKLVDSAVAEFGRIDILVNNAGWTGTGPALDVSEEEFDKTITASLKSVFFASQAAAKVMLPQGSGRIIQIGSNFGVIAFKNRALYAAVKAAVHHLAKSLSLEWAQQGVLVNVVAPCITETESRKNILEKPGYKEWATQEMIPRGRWNQPEDLVGAVLFLASPFADMVVGQTLMVDGGWTIH, from the coding sequence ATGGACTACTCGAGCTTCAACTTACAAGACAAGGTTGCCATCGTAACGGGCGCATCGCAGGGTATAGGACGGGCTATCGCTCTGGGGCTGGCTCAGGCAGGGGCGCATCTGGTTCTCTCCAAGCATCCCGGGCCGCGACTGGAAGAGATCCAGAATCTCAAGCAAGAGATTGAAGAGCTTGGTCGACGTGTCCTGATCGTTCCGGCAGATGTCGGGATAGTAAGTGACGTTCAGAAGTTAGTGGATAGTGCTGTCGCGGAATTTGGACGCATTGATATTCTTGTCAATAATGCGGGCTGGACCGGGACCGGACCTGCTCTGGATGTCAGTGAAGAAGAGTTTGACAAGACCATTACGGCTTCGCTCAAGAGTGTCTTCTTTGCGTCGCAGGCGGCGGCAAAAGTGATGTTGCCCCAGGGAAGTGGTCGCATTATCCAGATCGGATCTAACTTTGGTGTTATCGCGTTTAAGAACCGTGCGCTCTACGCTGCTGTGAAGGCCGCGGTGCATCATTTAGCGAAATCGCTTTCGCTGGAGTGGGCACAACAGGGTGTACTGGTGAATGTTGTTGCGCCCTGCATCACCGAAACGGAATCGCGGAAGAACATTCTTGAAAAGCCTGGTTACAAAGAGTGGGCGACACAGGAGATGATTCCGCGGGGCCGTTGGAACCAGCCTGAAGATCTGGTGGGCGCAGTGTTATTCCTGGCGAGTCCTTTCGCCGATATGGTGGTAGGACAAACGCTGATGGTTGATGGCGGTTGGACGATCCACTAA
- a CDS encoding SDR family NAD(P)-dependent oxidoreductase, with protein sequence MAVGRSTNEYTLTPEREMTTRTKMKLVGKIALVTGAGQGIGKGIAEVLADEGADIVINDIHVDERCDALAEAIQEKGRRALVVAGDVSKRADVDRIFDAASDFGPIDVLVNNAGIETIIPFLELTDKQWEEVTEVNLKSQWMCAQTFCKRAIAEDRKGTIVNIGSIQAARVLPGRTHYAPSKLAIEALTRNISAEMGYYGIRVNCVHPGLIDTPMIRWVLESPEILPGVVGQISLGRPGQPVEVGKAVAFLASDDASYITGQSIYVDGGWVGK encoded by the coding sequence ATGGCGGTTGGACGATCCACTAACGAGTACACGCTAACTCCCGAACGAGAGATGACCACGAGGACGAAGATGAAGTTGGTGGGTAAGATCGCGCTAGTGACCGGCGCAGGACAAGGTATTGGTAAGGGAATCGCTGAAGTTCTTGCGGACGAAGGTGCAGACATTGTCATCAATGACATTCATGTCGATGAGCGCTGCGACGCATTAGCCGAAGCCATTCAAGAGAAGGGAAGGCGCGCCCTAGTTGTTGCTGGTGATGTAAGTAAGCGCGCAGACGTGGATCGTATCTTCGATGCGGCCTCAGACTTCGGCCCTATTGATGTGCTGGTCAATAATGCGGGAATTGAAACCATCATCCCTTTTCTGGAACTTACCGACAAGCAGTGGGAGGAAGTCACTGAGGTCAATCTGAAGAGCCAGTGGATGTGTGCACAGACTTTCTGCAAGCGCGCCATTGCAGAGGATCGAAAGGGCACGATCGTCAACATCGGATCGATTCAAGCGGCTCGTGTGCTGCCAGGCCGCACTCACTATGCTCCAAGCAAGCTGGCTATTGAAGCACTTACGCGCAATATCTCTGCTGAGATGGGGTACTACGGCATCCGTGTGAACTGTGTTCACCCCGGTCTGATCGATACGCCAATGATCCGTTGGGTATTGGAGAGTCCCGAAATCCTGCCTGGAGTGGTGGGACAGATTTCCTTGGGACGTCCGGGCCAGCCTGTAGAAGTTGGCAAGGCCGTTGCGTTCCTTGCATCGGATGATGCCTCGTACATCACGGGGCAATCGATCTACGTCGATGGCGGGTGGGTCGGTAAATAA
- a CDS encoding DUF2235 domain-containing protein translates to MSKKIVICCDGTGNGFEKVSEESNVAKLYSSLQIGPGQVAYYHPGVGTMGDPNARGFFSKHVSKIKGLAFGSGLLRNVGDAYRYLMDNYEDGDEIYLFGFSRGAFTVRALASLMNVFGLLCHGNHGAIPYILDMYSKRSRDAKGRITQFTSDEVFKWQFSHANPVKIKFCGLWDTVASYGWVYDPITLPFLGTNPIIEVGRHAVSIHERRCFYQDNLWGEYRSPQDFRQVWFAGVHSDIGGSYPEATSGLSKIALEWMMVEAIAHGLEVNDYKAKIVLGKCSAFPKLQGLPEYVEPNAKADPHSSLKGFWWACEFLPQQDPHVKKRKFILPMGRNRLIPPNSFIHQSVMESPWKPESLPAHDVEPWVPLGAIADQRVTSKFIAAD, encoded by the coding sequence ATGAGTAAGAAGATTGTTATCTGCTGTGATGGCACCGGAAACGGTTTCGAAAAAGTCTCGGAGGAGTCCAACGTTGCGAAACTTTACAGCTCCCTCCAAATAGGCCCCGGTCAGGTCGCTTACTATCATCCCGGCGTGGGAACGATGGGTGACCCGAATGCGCGCGGCTTCTTCAGCAAGCATGTATCCAAGATCAAGGGATTGGCCTTCGGCAGTGGACTACTGCGCAACGTAGGCGACGCCTATCGCTACCTCATGGACAACTATGAAGACGGTGACGAGATCTACCTCTTCGGCTTCAGCCGGGGAGCCTTCACGGTCCGGGCCCTGGCAAGTCTCATGAATGTCTTCGGCCTACTCTGCCATGGCAATCACGGTGCGATCCCGTACATCCTCGACATGTATTCCAAGCGAAGCAGGGACGCGAAAGGCAGGATCACACAGTTCACGTCGGATGAGGTATTCAAATGGCAGTTTTCACACGCGAATCCCGTGAAGATAAAGTTCTGCGGTCTTTGGGACACGGTGGCCAGCTACGGCTGGGTCTACGATCCCATCACGCTGCCGTTCCTGGGCACAAATCCCATCATCGAAGTGGGCCGTCACGCGGTTTCCATACACGAACGTCGCTGCTTTTATCAGGACAATCTTTGGGGTGAGTATCGTTCGCCGCAGGACTTCCGGCAGGTATGGTTCGCAGGTGTCCATTCTGACATTGGTGGCAGCTACCCGGAGGCGACCAGCGGCTTATCGAAAATAGCATTGGAGTGGATGATGGTGGAAGCCATTGCGCACGGTCTGGAAGTCAATGACTACAAGGCGAAGATCGTCCTCGGCAAGTGCTCGGCGTTTCCCAAGCTCCAGGGCCTCCCGGAGTATGTCGAACCAAACGCAAAGGCAGACCCGCATAGTTCATTAAAAGGGTTTTGGTGGGCGTGCGAATTCCTCCCCCAACAGGACCCTCATGTGAAAAAGAGAAAGTTCATACTCCCAATGGGGCGTAATCGCCTCATCCCGCCAAACTCCTTCATCCACCAAAGCGTCATGGAATCGCCATGGAAGCCGGAGTCGCTCCCTGCACATGATGTTGAGCCCTGGGTACCGCTCGGAGCGATCGCGGACCAGCGCGTTACGAGCAAATTTATCGCAGCGGATTGA